In Armatimonadota bacterium, the genomic stretch GACGCGGCTGACCGCGGTCTCGTCCGCCGTGACCTGGCCCACGGCGCGCACGGTCTTGGTCAGCGCGACGCGCATCGCCGGTTCACTGTGCACGCCGATGAGCTGGCGCTTCTCCGGCGTCAGGTGGATGTTGGCCTGTCCCGCCACGGTGGGGCCCGCCTCCGCCTGCGCTGCATTGCCGGTCGTGGGCGCGCGCGGGGACGGCTGCTCGTCCTCGATAGGCACCAGCCGCATCCCGCAAATGGGGCAGTCGCCCGGGCGATCCGACACGTAGGTCGGGTGCATGGGGCAGTGATAGCGCGCCCCCGCCGTGGCCGCGCGCGCCTGCGCCGCCGGCATGCGCCAGCCGCAGTAGAAGTAAGTCCCACCGCCGCCCAGCGCGACCACCAGGATCAGCAGCATCCACCATCGTCGCTTGATGAACCTCTTCATTCGTTCACCTCTTCATGTGGCACAGCTGCCCTCGGCTGTGTCTTTCCGGCATCCTCCAACGGCGCGCCGACCGTACGTTCGAGGTCGGCCACCGCCTTCTCGTAGTCGGTCACGGCGCGATAGTAGTCGCGCAGGTCGTTGTAGAGCGCCATCTGGTTGTCGAGCAAGGTCAGGAAGTCAACCTGGTTCACCTGGTAGCCCGCGCGCGCCGACTCCAGGGACAACTGCGCCTGGGGGATGATGCCGTTGCGCAGCAGCTCCGCCTGGCGGTCGCTGGTATCGAGCATCGCCGTCAGGTCGCGGATCATGGCCCGCACCATAGTCTCGGCCGCGTCGTAGCCGTGGTCGGCGGCCGCGACCTCGGCCGTGCGCTGGACGACGGCCTGATCCTGCTTGGTGCGGTGATAGAGCGGCAGCATGAACATCACCATGCCGCGCACGTCGGCGCCGCCGCCCATGCCCTGGGGATTGACCCCCAGGCGCAGCTCGAGGTCGGGCTTGAGTTCGCGCCGCGCCAGCGCCTGCATGGTCTGCGCCTCCGCCGTCATCAGCCGCATGCCTCGCAGCATCGCCCGCCGCTGGAGC encodes the following:
- a CDS encoding heavy metal-binding domain-containing protein gives rise to the protein MKRFIKRRWWMLLILVVALGGGGTYFYCGWRMPAAQARAATAGARYHCPMHPTYVSDRPGDCPICGMRLVPIEDEQPSPRAPTTGNAAQAEAGPTVAGQANIHLTPEKRQLIGVHSEPAMRVALTKTVRAVGQVTADETAVSRV